One window of Mauremys mutica isolate MM-2020 ecotype Southern chromosome 6, ASM2049712v1, whole genome shotgun sequence genomic DNA carries:
- the PRLR gene encoding prolactin receptor, producing MKQNLASSVRFILLLFLNIECLNEQSPPGKPEVLKCRSPEMETFTCWWKPGSDSGLPTNYTLLYNKEGKEQIYECPDYRTAGPNSCYFDKKHTNLWTSYNISVKATNEAGSNISNPHYVDVTSIVQPDPPVNLSLQVIQSAGILYLWAKWSPPPLVDVRSGWLILHYELRLKSEEREEWETIFVGQQAHYKTFKLHPGLKYVVQVHCMLDHGEWSEWSSESYIQIPNGQPPGRPELLRCRSPEKETFTCWWKPGSDGGLPTNYTLFYSKEGDKSINECPDYRTAGPNSCYFGKKHTSLWAIYNITIKATNKMGSNISEPQYVDVTYIVQPDPPVNLSLEVKKQVDGKPYLLLKWYPPPLADVKSGWLTLEYKLRLKPEEGDEWEIIFVGQQTQYKLFSLNPGKKYIAQVHCKPDHGEWSEWSSESYIQIPSDIELKDVLVWIFVAVLSSVICLIIIWTVALKGFSMVACILPPVPGPKIKGLDTHLLETGRSDEFLSALGCQDFPPTSDCEDLLVEFLEVDDSEDQQLMPSHEKGHPSKNMKSTHKETDSDSGRGSCDSPFLLSERSRDPRILPSAFQTPDISEISENNARKNSCEIQSTDLKGKIPYFSIGGTKLSTWPEAQLPNNQTPKCSYHNITDVCKIALGTMNVTVTSILGGNEENQQSQYSKSTETISEEKLHKQGEVESLHSKADQDRMQLLPNEKSPFLSAKLMDYVEIHKVNQDGALAVLPKQKENNGKTENCTVPGTSKEYAKVSRVVDNSILVIIPVSRVQTTPMFQEPPKESVQNLQQSQTEKSMSYCFTTPSERKIDTGGLDYLDPTSFMCSFN from the exons ATGAAGCAAAACTTGGCGTCATCAGTTAGATttattttgctgctttttctgaaCATAGAGTGTTTGAATG AGCAATCACCTCCTGGAAAGCCTGAGGTTTTGAAGTGTCGTTCTCCAGAAATGGAAACCTTTACTTGCTGGTGGAAGCCTGGCTCAGATAGTGGACTTCCTACCAACTACACTCTGCTCTACAACAAGGAAGG aaaagaaCAAATTTATGAATGTCCAGATTACAGAACTGCAGGTCCCAATTCCTGTTACTTTGACAAAAAGCACACCAATCTCTGGACATCTTATAACATTTCTGTAAAGGCAACTAATGAGGCGGGAAGTAACATCTCTAACCCTCATTATGTGGACGTGACTTCCATAG TTCAGCCAGATCCTCCTGTAAACCTATCTCTGCAAGTAATACAATCAGCTGGGATATTGTATCTTTGGGCAAAGTGGTCTCCACCTCCATTGGTTGATGTCAGATCTGGTTGGCTTATACTTCATTATGAATTACGACTAAAGTCTGAAGAAAGGGAAGAGTGGGAG ACTATTTTTGTTGGACAGCAAGCACATTATAAGACGTTTAAATTACATCCTGGATTGAAATACGTTGTACAGGTTCACTGCATGCTAGACCATGGAGAATGGAGTGAATGGAGTTCAGAAAGTTACATTCAGATCCCCAATG GGCAGCCCCCTGGAAGGCCTGAGCTACTGAGGTGTCGTTCTCCAGAAAAAGAAACTTTTACTTGCTGGTGGAAGCCCGGCTCAGATGGAGGACTTCCTACCAACTACACTCTGTTCTACAGCAAGGAGGG AGACAAGTCAATCAATGAATGTCCAGATTACAGAACTGCAGGCCCCAATTCCTGTTACTTTGGTAAAAAGCACACCTCGCTTTGGGCAATCTATAATATCACCATAAAGGCAACCAATAAGATGGGAAGTAACATCTCTGAGCCTCAGTACGTGGATGTGACTTACATAG TTCAGCCAGACCCTCCTGTGAACCTGTCTCTAGAAGTAAAAAAACAAGTAGATGGAAAACCATATCTGTTGTTGAAATGGTATCCACCTCCACTGGCTGACGTCAAATCTGGGTGGCTTACTCTTGAATATAAGTTGCGACTAAAACCTGAAGAAGGGGACGAATGGGAG ATAATTTTTGTTGGACAACAAACACAATACAAGTTGTTTAGTTTAAATCCAGGAAAGAAATACATTGCACAGGTACACTGCAAACCGGACCATGGAGAATGGAGTGAATGGAGCTCAGAAAGTTATATTCAAATCCCCAGTG ACATAGAGTTGAAGGATGTGCTCGTCTGGATCTTTGTGGCTGTATTATCATCTGTTATTTGCTTAATCATTATCTGGACGGTGGCTTTGAAAGGCTTTAG TATGGTAGCCTGCATCTTACCACCAGTCCCAGGGCCCAAGATAAAGGGACTTGATACACATCTGCTAGAG ACAGGGAGGTCCGATGAGTTTTTGAGTGCTCTGGGTTGCCAAGACTTCCCTCCAACATCAGACTGTGAGGACCTACTGGTAGAATTTCTGGAGGTAGATGACAGTGAAGATCAGCAACTGATGCCAAGTCATGAAAAAGGTCATCCCAGTAAAAATATGAAGTCAACACACAAGGAAACAGACAGTGACTCGGGGAGAGGGAGCTGTGACAGCCCTTTCCTACTCTCTGAGAGGAGCAGGGATCCCAGAATCCTTCCATCAGCATTTCAAACACCAGATATCAGTGAAATTTCAGAAAATAATGCCAGAAAAAACAGCTGTGAAATTCAGAGCACAGACCTAAAAGGGAAAATACCCTATTTTAGCATTGGTGGTACAAAGTTATCTACGTGGCCTGAAGCTCAGCTACCTAACAACCAGACTCCTAAATGCTCCTACCACAACATTACGGATGTTTGTAAGATAGCCCTTGGCACCATGAATGTGACTGTTACatcaattttggggggaaatgaaGAAAATCAACAGTCACAATATTCTAAATCCACTGAAACTATCAGTGAGGAAAAGCTGCACAAGCAAGGAGAAGTGGAGAGCTTGCATTCCAAAGCTGACCAAGACAGAATGCAACTGCTGCCCAATGAGAAGTCACCTTTTTTGTCTGCTAAACTAATGGATTATGTAGAAATTCACAAAGTCAACCAAGATGGGGCGTTAGCTGTATTACCGAAACAGAAAGAAAATAACGGCAAAACTGAAAACTGTACTGTCCCTGGAACCAGCAAGGAATATGCAAAGGTCTCAAGAGTTGTGGACAACAGCATTCTAGTAATAATACCAGTTTCAAGAGTTCAGACCACACCTATGTTTCAAGAACCTCCAAAGGAATCTGTTCAGAACCTTCAACAGAGTCAAACAGAGAAAAGTATGAGCTATTGTTTTACAACTCCAAGTGAGCGCAAAATAGACACTGGTGGATTAGATTACCTGGATCCAACTTCCTTTATGTGCTCCTTTAATTAA